A stretch of Flexivirga aerilata DNA encodes these proteins:
- a CDS encoding ATP-binding cassette domain-containing protein: MVSSPAAPPELAVDVRDLTVRFDDFVAVDGVSFSVPTGSVLGLLGPNGAGKTTTVRVLATLLPASGGSASIFGHDVQHDAHRVRSLVGLTGQYASVDEELTARENLMVFARLLRFSRAGARRRTAELLEEFSLTDAANRSLKHFSGGMRRRLDLATSLLAEPPLIFLDEPTTGLDPRTRQQMWETIRRLVRGGSTVVLTTQYLEEADQLADNIVVIDHGKVVAEGSADELKSSVGSSRLRLSLVDDGDLPTASQVMEQIAGHSVDTEADRTLVVPVAGASLVTDVLIALRDKGIEVSEVGVHKPTLDEVFFQITGNPRKEST; encoded by the coding sequence ATGGTTTCCAGCCCCGCTGCGCCACCGGAGCTCGCGGTTGACGTGCGAGATCTGACGGTGCGGTTCGACGATTTCGTCGCGGTCGACGGTGTCAGTTTCAGCGTCCCGACCGGCAGCGTGCTCGGCCTGCTGGGTCCCAATGGCGCGGGCAAGACGACGACGGTCCGGGTGCTTGCGACCCTGCTGCCTGCGTCCGGTGGCAGCGCGAGCATCTTCGGACACGACGTGCAGCACGACGCGCACCGGGTGCGTTCGCTCGTCGGGCTGACCGGGCAGTATGCATCGGTCGACGAGGAGTTGACCGCGCGCGAAAATCTGATGGTCTTCGCGCGCCTGTTGCGCTTCTCGCGGGCCGGCGCCCGTCGCAGGACCGCCGAACTGCTCGAGGAGTTCTCGCTCACCGACGCGGCGAACCGCTCGCTCAAGCACTTCTCCGGCGGCATGCGGCGTCGGCTGGACCTCGCGACCAGCCTCCTCGCCGAGCCGCCGCTGATCTTCCTCGACGAGCCGACCACGGGGCTCGACCCGCGCACCCGGCAACAGATGTGGGAGACGATCCGACGGCTCGTGCGGGGTGGGTCCACCGTCGTGCTCACCACCCAATACCTCGAAGAGGCCGACCAGCTCGCCGACAACATCGTCGTGATCGATCACGGCAAGGTGGTCGCCGAGGGTAGCGCGGACGAGCTGAAGTCCTCGGTCGGCTCGAGTCGTCTCCGGCTGTCGCTGGTCGACGACGGTGATCTCCCGACCGCCAGCCAGGTGATGGAGCAGATCGCCGGCCACTCGGTCGACACCGAAGCCGACCGCACACTGGTCGTGCCGGTCGCCGGTGCTTCACTGGTCACGGATGTGTTGATTGCCTTGCGCGACAAGGGGATTGAGGTTTCCGAGGTCGGGGTGCACAAGCCGACTCTCGACGAGGTGTTCTTCCAGATCACCGGTAACCCGCGAAAGGAGAGCACATGA
- a CDS encoding glycosyltransferase, translated as MRILMPFLGSRGDVQPGIALALELRGRGHDVQLGVPPNLRDLAQRAGIEAITTGPDSAALLESDLVQRRIKSADPRVRWRGLSELGTIGWSQLARDLDEQAARSDVVVSCFLGQEVARALAEKHGIAQAALHYYPIRRSESVRLLPDPPVAADLAHRATWWLADRSWRLMTRRGEDAMRAQLGLAPSRVSVAERMASSGSLEMQAIDPLLFPELAAEWGDLRPLVGFLDLPPQARAALDPGTDTELDAWLSEKPTVYWGFGSMPVRDPQATVALVREVSHRLSCRALVTAGWSSFDVAVDDDVRIVPSVDHHRVLPRCVAAVHHGGAGTTAAALRAGIPALVAWFNADQPLWGRRLAALGVGDLTRFRDLTAAGCAASLSVLVSDPVRGRATELANRMIPPLTAVQRAADLVELQGFTHS; from the coding sequence ATGCGGATCCTCATGCCGTTCCTCGGCAGTCGCGGCGATGTGCAGCCTGGCATAGCGCTCGCTCTCGAGCTACGCGGCCGCGGCCACGACGTGCAACTCGGTGTGCCGCCCAACTTGCGCGATCTCGCGCAGCGGGCTGGGATCGAAGCGATCACGACCGGTCCAGATTCGGCGGCGCTGCTGGAGTCCGACCTGGTGCAACGCCGGATCAAGTCAGCCGACCCGCGGGTGCGCTGGCGCGGGCTGTCCGAACTGGGCACCATCGGCTGGTCGCAGCTGGCCCGTGACCTCGATGAGCAGGCAGCCAGGTCCGACGTCGTCGTCAGTTGCTTCCTCGGCCAGGAGGTGGCCCGGGCCCTCGCCGAGAAGCACGGCATCGCACAAGCCGCCCTGCACTACTACCCCATCCGTCGTTCGGAGTCCGTGCGTCTGCTGCCGGACCCGCCGGTCGCGGCGGACCTTGCGCATCGGGCGACGTGGTGGCTCGCCGACCGATCGTGGCGCCTGATGACGCGACGAGGCGAGGACGCCATGCGTGCCCAGTTGGGTCTTGCGCCCTCGCGGGTGTCCGTGGCCGAGCGTATGGCGAGCAGCGGGTCGCTCGAGATGCAGGCGATCGATCCGCTGCTGTTCCCCGAGCTCGCGGCCGAGTGGGGCGATCTGCGTCCCCTGGTCGGGTTCCTCGACCTCCCGCCGCAGGCCCGGGCAGCTCTCGACCCGGGAACCGACACCGAACTCGATGCGTGGCTGTCTGAAAAGCCAACTGTTTACTGGGGATTCGGCAGTATGCCGGTGCGCGACCCACAGGCGACGGTCGCGCTGGTGCGTGAGGTGTCGCACCGCCTTTCGTGCCGCGCCCTCGTGACCGCGGGCTGGTCCAGCTTCGACGTCGCCGTCGACGACGACGTGCGCATCGTGCCGAGCGTCGATCATCACCGGGTGCTGCCGCGCTGTGTCGCGGCCGTACACCACGGCGGCGCCGGCACCACCGCGGCAGCGCTGCGTGCCGGCATACCGGCTCTGGTCGCCTGGTTCAACGCGGACCAGCCGCTGTGGGGTCGACGGCTCGCAGCCCTCGGAGTGGGCGATCTCACACGGTTCCGCGACCTCACCGCCGCCGGGTGCGCGGCATCGCTGTCTGTGCTGGTCAGCGACCCGGTTCGTGGTCGCGCGACCGAGCTGGCGAACCGCATGATCCCCCCCTTGACGGCTGTACAACGAGCCGCGGATCTGGTGGAATTGCAAGGATTTACCCACTCTTGA
- a CDS encoding condensation domain-containing protein, with protein MEYTELADYEVYAGAVTFWRARSSTPCADAVDGRPLSPQHEKHVTRAPDPDEPSWIGTVFEIQHEFDAEAVRRTLLAWHAKHESFRTLVTRDDSGLHRATYRPENLHLAARDAGSYDTVERVYDVVSRYFDRTVRPDSWPHLVAATVVPTNQEDGPRFLLAFAADHSVMDAYSQVIAVSELDQLYTAALAGEPLVTEPAASYVDFSVAERAHAAVADHGHETTRRWLDFLEPDEPRFPAAPFPNEEPADLTLPQRSISRWLVGPEVSDQIHQHARSLGFGMQPAVLVALAEAMSTATGTADPFKFVMPMHTRTPEYTASMGWFVGISPFTLQLAGASGLPEKLRRAAEASAHIRSDAQIPFATIADLLGIDSSPRFVVSYVDLRHLPGAAQFDAVRARALRSIRYSDDEFYFWVVRARGGINVSVRHPNNATATAGVERYLQAFTTVLQELATQPEPALV; from the coding sequence GTGGAATACACCGAGCTCGCCGACTACGAGGTCTACGCCGGCGCGGTCACTTTCTGGCGGGCCAGGTCATCGACACCGTGCGCCGACGCCGTCGACGGACGCCCACTCTCACCCCAGCACGAAAAGCACGTCACCCGCGCACCCGACCCGGACGAACCGTCGTGGATCGGCACCGTCTTCGAGATCCAGCACGAGTTCGACGCGGAGGCCGTACGCCGCACGCTGCTTGCCTGGCACGCCAAGCACGAGTCGTTCCGCACCCTCGTGACGCGGGACGACTCCGGCCTGCACCGCGCGACCTACCGGCCCGAGAATCTCCACCTGGCCGCTCGGGACGCCGGCAGCTACGACACCGTCGAGCGCGTCTACGACGTGGTCTCCCGCTACTTCGACCGCACCGTCCGACCCGACAGCTGGCCGCACCTGGTCGCCGCGACGGTGGTGCCCACCAACCAGGAGGACGGTCCGCGTTTCCTGCTGGCCTTCGCGGCGGATCACTCGGTGATGGACGCCTACTCGCAGGTGATCGCAGTGTCGGAACTCGACCAGCTCTACACAGCCGCGCTAGCCGGGGAGCCGCTCGTCACCGAACCCGCCGCCAGCTACGTCGATTTCAGCGTTGCCGAACGCGCCCACGCCGCAGTCGCCGACCACGGACACGAAACCACCCGTCGCTGGCTGGACTTCCTGGAGCCCGATGAGCCGCGTTTCCCGGCCGCACCGTTTCCCAATGAGGAACCCGCCGACCTGACCTTGCCGCAGCGCAGCATCTCCCGCTGGTTGGTCGGTCCCGAGGTCAGCGACCAGATCCACCAGCACGCCCGGTCGCTCGGGTTCGGGATGCAGCCGGCGGTTCTGGTTGCGCTCGCGGAGGCGATGTCGACCGCGACCGGCACTGCCGACCCGTTCAAGTTCGTCATGCCGATGCATACCCGGACCCCCGAATACACCGCATCCATGGGTTGGTTCGTCGGCATCAGCCCGTTCACCCTGCAACTCGCCGGTGCTTCCGGGCTGCCGGAGAAACTGCGACGCGCGGCCGAGGCGTCCGCGCACATCCGCAGTGATGCCCAGATCCCGTTCGCCACGATCGCCGACCTGCTCGGCATCGACTCCTCTCCCCGCTTCGTGGTCTCCTACGTCGACCTGCGGCACCTGCCCGGCGCGGCGCAGTTCGATGCGGTCCGCGCCCGCGCGCTGCGCAGCATCCGCTACTCCGACGACGAGTTCTACTTCTGGGTGGTGCGCGCACGCGGCGGCATCAACGTCTCCGTGCGGCACCCCAACAACGCCACCGCGACGGCCGGGGTGGAGCGCTACCTGCAGGCATTCACCACCGTCCTGCAGGAGTTGGCGACTCAGCCGGAGCCAGCGCTCGTCTGA
- a CDS encoding condensation domain-containing protein, which translates to MEMTPIEQWTPRAGEVLQIVPTDATMAAVAAAPASSARPSLLQESHIRTAADRRAKGVPWSPWIAFAFHVPQRLDREALRRAVQRFVTRHGALLSWFEPDAETIDESTTFTRRALPVEQVELEVRSAGLAADVDTARDAVTERFAGSTSPLEWPSFAAGAIDHGDDGFTVYYGVDHSFSDGVSLALGVDDLFRLYQIEAHGSQEEVPPVGSYVDFSEQERARSEQLTWRDPALRVWALALLSVRNKLPSTPLDIGVQPGQTAPSTRMNRTLADAETMKAFEARCKAHEGGVGAGLFTVLALIDAALTGRRSYLALNAVATRSEPQYLMAQGWFINLVPVAFRVAQGASFDDLVGKAQKALRRSRAATDTPARSIVDYAAKFGGVKVGATAVPPIVSYIDLRRIPGAELPGVDDVHALGGPGTTGDVSMWINRGSDRTYALMSYPDTPEAAVSIDRYFRAITELIRAAAAGEDVTVETALAAMQLPMAADA; encoded by the coding sequence ATGGAGATGACCCCGATCGAGCAGTGGACGCCGAGGGCCGGTGAGGTGCTGCAGATCGTGCCGACCGACGCCACGATGGCCGCCGTGGCGGCCGCGCCGGCGTCGTCCGCGCGGCCGTCGCTGCTGCAGGAGTCGCACATCCGCACCGCGGCCGACCGGCGGGCCAAGGGTGTGCCGTGGTCGCCGTGGATCGCCTTCGCCTTCCACGTCCCGCAGCGGCTGGACCGGGAGGCGCTGCGCCGTGCTGTGCAGCGCTTCGTCACCCGCCACGGGGCATTGCTCAGCTGGTTCGAGCCCGATGCCGAAACCATCGACGAGAGCACGACTTTCACCCGACGGGCGTTGCCCGTGGAGCAGGTCGAGCTTGAGGTGCGCAGCGCCGGCCTGGCGGCGGACGTCGACACCGCTCGCGATGCAGTCACCGAGCGCTTCGCCGGCAGCACCAGTCCGCTGGAGTGGCCCTCGTTCGCGGCCGGCGCGATCGACCACGGCGACGACGGCTTCACCGTCTACTACGGCGTCGATCACTCGTTCAGCGACGGCGTCTCACTTGCCCTCGGCGTCGATGATCTCTTCCGGCTCTATCAGATCGAGGCGCACGGGTCGCAGGAGGAAGTGCCGCCGGTCGGCAGCTATGTCGACTTCAGCGAGCAGGAGCGGGCCCGCTCGGAGCAGCTCACCTGGCGCGATCCGGCGCTGCGGGTCTGGGCTCTCGCGCTGCTGTCGGTGCGCAACAAGCTGCCCAGCACCCCGCTGGACATCGGCGTGCAGCCCGGGCAGACGGCGCCCTCGACCCGGATGAACCGGACCCTCGCGGACGCCGAGACGATGAAAGCATTCGAGGCCCGCTGCAAGGCACACGAAGGTGGCGTTGGCGCCGGTCTCTTCACAGTGCTGGCGTTGATCGACGCCGCGCTCACCGGACGGCGAAGTTACCTCGCGCTCAATGCCGTTGCCACCCGGTCGGAACCCCAATACCTGATGGCACAAGGCTGGTTCATCAACCTTGTCCCGGTCGCGTTCCGGGTCGCGCAGGGAGCTTCCTTCGACGACCTGGTCGGTAAGGCGCAGAAGGCGCTGCGTCGATCCCGCGCCGCCACGGATACGCCGGCCCGCTCGATCGTCGACTACGCGGCGAAATTCGGCGGGGTGAAGGTCGGTGCCACGGCGGTGCCGCCGATCGTCTCCTACATCGACCTGCGTCGGATCCCGGGGGCCGAGTTGCCCGGAGTCGACGACGTGCACGCGCTCGGCGGACCCGGCACCACCGGTGACGTGTCGATGTGGATCAACCGAGGCAGCGATCGCACCTACGCGCTGATGAGCTACCCGGACACCCCGGAGGCCGCGGTGAGCATCGACCGCTACTTCCGGGCGATCACCGAGCTCATCCGCGCCGCCGCGGCGGGCGAGGACGTGACGGTCGAAACCGCCCTGGCCGCAATGCAATTGCCGATGGCGGCCGACGCCTGA
- a CDS encoding LmeA family phospholipid-binding protein — protein sequence MTEQPRRRRRAPLIAAVAILAVLALVVGAEFLVRHQLRSSVSNAMENGLRTSSVDVGIGSTPALLDLGRGSIDKVTLNAQNATICQVRDVSINADVRDVSTSPSGGRIGESNLALTLSGQAMADLVAGSGQAQGVTATPEPASGTVQLSGFGGLAQIWVRPSVKGGQLDFTITKASLAGRDVPADQAQMMLGGSSRGSGMTQLPLGLKATSVEVTGAGLVASFRGAPTTLPKNKQPLDCKSTGA from the coding sequence ATGACCGAGCAGCCGCGCCGCCGCCGACGAGCACCCCTGATCGCCGCTGTCGCCATACTCGCCGTCCTCGCGCTTGTGGTCGGCGCGGAGTTCCTGGTGCGTCACCAACTGCGCAGCAGCGTCTCGAACGCTATGGAGAACGGGCTGCGCACCTCCTCGGTCGACGTGGGCATCGGCTCGACCCCGGCGCTGCTCGACCTCGGCCGCGGCAGCATCGACAAGGTCACCCTGAACGCGCAGAACGCCACCATCTGTCAGGTCCGGGACGTCTCGATCAACGCCGACGTGCGGGATGTGTCGACGTCCCCGTCCGGCGGGCGGATCGGCGAATCCAACCTGGCCCTGACGCTGAGCGGTCAGGCGATGGCCGACCTGGTGGCGGGCTCGGGCCAGGCTCAAGGGGTCACCGCGACGCCCGAACCTGCTTCGGGCACAGTCCAACTCAGCGGTTTCGGTGGCCTCGCGCAGATCTGGGTGCGACCGTCGGTCAAAGGCGGTCAGCTCGACTTCACGATCACCAAGGCGTCGTTGGCGGGGCGTGACGTGCCCGCGGACCAGGCGCAGATGATGCTCGGCGGCTCCTCCAGAGGCAGCGGTATGACGCAGCTTCCGCTCGGGCTGAAGGCGACGTCTGTGGAGGTCACCGGCGCCGGGCTGGTCGCCAGCTTCCGGGGGGCGCCGACCACCCTGCCGAAGAACAAGCAACCCCTCGACTGCAAGAGCACCGGAGCGTGA
- a CDS encoding alpha-hydroxy-acid oxidizing protein: MRDFGNIGRAVQGAIYSAGAYGRRPKVPVEPSALYAAAHRRMSPQAWSYVAGSAGMQRTDEANQQAFQRYPIVPRMLRDVSERSLAVQLFGYTLPAPLLFAPIGVLEMAHPDAELAVARAASALGLPMVLSTQGSVPMERTVAELGANPMWYQLYWSNNNELAESLVRRAETAGAQALVVTLDTHLLGWRTRDLDLGYLPFARAEGIAQYLTDPVFTDLVRRRAASGVAGEAAVNQRPTLAAVRTLMSITRHYPGRFLDNLRSPLPRAAVETFLDVFPCPALTWDDLDFLRGITSLPIVLKGIQSVDDAREAIDRGVDGIQVSNHGGRQVDGAIASLDALAEISAAVGGRVPLLFDSGIRSGADIVKALALGASAVMIGRPWLYGLALDGAAGAEAVMERLIAELDLTMALSGVASVGELSRDNLRLSVG; encoded by the coding sequence GTGAGGGACTTCGGCAACATCGGGCGCGCGGTCCAGGGCGCGATCTACTCCGCCGGCGCCTACGGACGCCGGCCGAAGGTGCCGGTCGAGCCCTCCGCCCTGTATGCCGCCGCGCATCGCCGGATGAGCCCGCAGGCGTGGTCCTACGTCGCGGGCAGCGCGGGCATGCAACGCACCGACGAGGCCAATCAGCAGGCATTCCAGCGCTATCCGATCGTGCCGCGGATGCTGCGCGACGTCTCCGAGCGGTCGCTCGCGGTCCAGCTCTTCGGTTACACGCTGCCCGCGCCGCTGCTCTTCGCGCCGATCGGCGTGCTTGAGATGGCGCACCCCGACGCGGAGCTGGCCGTCGCCCGCGCGGCGTCGGCGCTTGGCCTGCCGATGGTGCTGTCGACGCAGGGCTCGGTCCCGATGGAGCGCACCGTGGCCGAGCTGGGCGCCAATCCCATGTGGTACCAGCTGTATTGGAGCAACAACAACGAGCTCGCGGAGTCGCTGGTGCGCCGCGCGGAGACCGCCGGTGCGCAGGCGCTCGTCGTCACCCTCGACACCCACCTGCTCGGCTGGCGCACCCGGGACCTCGACCTCGGCTACCTGCCGTTCGCGCGCGCCGAGGGCATTGCCCAATATCTCACCGACCCCGTCTTCACCGACCTGGTGCGCCGGCGGGCGGCGAGTGGTGTGGCCGGGGAGGCCGCGGTCAACCAGCGGCCGACGCTGGCCGCAGTCCGCACCCTCATGTCGATCACCCGGCACTATCCGGGACGCTTCCTCGACAACCTGCGCTCGCCGCTGCCGCGTGCGGCGGTCGAGACCTTCCTCGACGTCTTCCCCTGCCCGGCGCTCACCTGGGACGACCTGGACTTCCTGCGTGGCATCACCTCGTTGCCGATCGTGCTCAAGGGCATCCAGTCGGTCGACGACGCCCGCGAGGCGATCGACCGCGGGGTCGACGGCATCCAGGTGTCCAACCACGGCGGCCGTCAGGTCGACGGGGCCATCGCGTCCCTCGACGCGCTCGCCGAGATCAGCGCCGCGGTCGGCGGGCGGGTGCCGTTGCTCTTCGACAGCGGCATCCGCAGCGGCGCCGACATCGTCAAGGCGCTCGCGCTCGGCGCGTCCGCGGTGATGATCGGGCGACCCTGGCTCTACGGTCTCGCCCTCGACGGTGCGGCCGGCGCCGAGGCCGTGATGGAGCGACTCATCGCCGAACTCGACCTCACGATGGCCCTCTCCGGGGTCGCGTCGGTGGGCGAGCTCAGCCGCGACAACCTGCGCCTGTCGGTCGGCTGA